The sequence ACCACACCACCTGTTTTTGCCATAGTGTTCACTATAAGCCTCTGTTCAGGAGTCAAGTTTCCCTGTTGCATAATTGACAACAGACCCAGAATGGAGTGGATGGGACTTCGAATTCCCTGGTTCATGATCTTTCGGAATAAATTCCATGCCTCGTTCGCCATCATCACATTCTTCCTCGCTTGTAGCAAAACCCTGTTTTGTTCTACCAATTTGTCTCTGATCATATGTGACTCTTCCAAAACGGCAGCATGGGAGAGGGCGACGGCCACCTGATCGGCTACGACCTCAACGAGCTCTAGTTCATGGTGGCTCCAAGCCCTGGTTTCATTCTTGGGCAGCACCAAAACCAGTATGGCATAGCATGCTTGAAGGACCTCTGGTGTCCCCCCTTTGAAGTCCGAAACTTTCAACATCGGCATCCTGATTGCAGCAACAGCTCCTGAGCCGCCAACCATCCCGCTGCTTGCACGACCAAGCATGGATTCCGGGTCTAGTATCTCCACACCATCGCATTTCTTCACATGTGCCACATCCGGATCATCCATGGGGATCGAGAGTGTGTCGAGGTCAGAGGAGGCCCTCCTCTCATTCAACTCGTGAGTAAGATTCATCTCCAACTCGTTCTCATTTGGCATCCAAACTGCACAGTTTTGCAGCTGAAGTGTCTTGGAGAGCTCGACCAAGGTGGTGTACAGAATGGTGTGCTTGTCGAGAGATTTCCGTATCTCTTGAGTCAGCATCCGCACGTGCCAGCTTGCTTCTTCCTGCCTCTTCATCAGCCCTACTTCCCGGTCCAGCTCTCGAGCCTTGCGTCTCAGAAAATTCTCCCTCAGCTTCACTTTGAGGAGCTGAGGAATCAGAGTCAAGAGGGTTATCGCTGTCAAGAAGGAGACGAGTGCGGTGAGGAACTTGGAAACGGTGAGAGCCAACACCAAGAGGAAGGAGTGGGGCTTGTAGGTGAACACATTGAGCAAGTGGGTCAATCCACAGAGCACTATGAACGCGCTGAACTGGAAAAGGATCCATTTGAAGGGGAACAGATTGGAGCATGTAACGAAGTATAAGAGCTCGAGCGGAATGGAGAAATATGCCGCCGCAATAAAAAAGTCACTCACTTTCTGCCAATTGCGGATGCTGTCGATGCTCCACAGACCGTCTCCGTCACAATCACAGAGGGGGAGATCGATCTCAGCCGCAGTAGCAAGTGGGAGCGAGGACAGAATCAACAGCCCATGGCAGAATGCTCTCGACATTTGGACGAGACTGCAACGAGAAAAGATCCAAGAATCGAGCTCCAAAATCCTTCTTTTAGTAGACCGGAGGAATGCTTCGAAATCAACCTCTGATTGATCCACAACTTTCTGCAAGACCACAACTTTCAGGGAAGGCAGAGATCAAAACCCACTAAAATCAAGCTTCAAGTTCAACCAACGAAAAAGAATCCAAAAGCAAAAGCAAAGAGAAAGGCCACACCTTTTCTGGGTGTTTCTTGTGTATCCTTTTTTCACGATGCTATTTGCGGCTTTGGCAGAAAGCGAGGAGAAGCGCCGGTCGGTGAAATAGCCCGCCTTCCAACTCGTTTACCGTCTCGCTTAACGTTAAAGCTATCCTTTCCGACGAAAACGAGAAGTAAATGTCTTTTTTCTCCTTTCTTGTATCTCGCTGACCAGCTGGAAAAGACCGGGAAGCATGGCTGTTCCCGAGGAAAATGCAAAGTCAGCAGTACCAAAAGATCAAGAAGACCAgatcaaagaggttaacaagaccaATCACCCACAGAACCATCATCGTCTGCATGACACACTAGAAAAGGATCATAAGTGAACAGAATCCCCGTTGTGTTTCTTCCCACCTCCACATGGAACGACGCTCGATCTATTACTGCAAATACCGCGGAGCAGCGACCGGCCACCTCCACCACGACAGCAAACCAGGAAATGGGCCGCGCTCTCAGCCCGTGCGGGTTGGGCCTTACTGGACTTGAGTTGTTCCCGTGTTTAGAGTGCTCACAGAGAATACTGAGATCGCGTGACGGGTAACGGGAACATGTCTGGTTTCATCATTCATATTTCGAACTTTATCTTTTAAGTATATGCCAAAGAACTGGTGGGGCTATCTTTAAGTAAACTTCGGAGCTGCAGATATATTTAGCGAGGGATAGAGATGCCGCGCTCTCCGCCTTCCGCTCTCGGCCTTCCGCCCTGAGAAACCGAGACAACGAAATATGGGGACGATGCAGCTACTGTTGCTAAGGGTTGACGAAGAGAAGGGGCGGTAGCGGAGCGatcgagagagagggagagagagagagagagtgatggtTGTAGCTGTGGCGGGTGGGGGCGGGGTCGAGCTGGAGTTGGCGGCAgtggggaaggaggaggaagaggaggaggagcaggaggaggcCGTGGTGGCACAGGATTGCCCTCCGGTGAGAGGGGTGCGGGAGGCGTGGGAGCTGTTCACGACGGAGTCGAAGAAGCTGTGGTGGATCGGGGCGCCCATCGCGTTCAACGTCGTATGCCTCTACGGGTTCAGCTCCTCCACCCAGATATTCGTCGGCCACATCGGCAACCTCGAGCTCTCCGCCGTCGCCGTCGCTCTCAACGTCGTATCCACCTTCTCCTTCGGCTTCCTTGTATGCCGCTCTTTACCTCCCCACTTTTTCCGCCGTCTCCGTCGTCCTTAATAGTCGAATTCAGAACAGAGAGGGATCTGCCCTCTCTGTAGCTCATGTCGATACAATGTTCTGTTCACAGCTCGGCATGGGGAGTGCACTGGAAACCCTTTGCGGGCAAGCCTTCGGAGCCGGTCAGATCGAGATGCTGGGCGTGTACATGCAGCGCTCCTGGATAATCCTTGTAGCTTCTTCGTTCCTCATGTGCCCGATCTACATATTTGCTGCGCCGGTGCTGAAGCTCATCGGCCAGGACGATAAGATCGCTGACCTCGCCGGCCACTTCACCATCAGCATCATCCCCCAGATGTTCGCACTGGCGTTCAACTTCCCCACCCAGAAGTTCCTTCAGGCACAGAGCAAAGTGGTTGCCCTGGCTTGGATCGGTTTCGTGGCTCTCCTCCTCCACATCGCGCTGCTGGTCCTCTTCATCTTCGTCTTCGGATGGGGATTGGGCGGGGCAGCCGCTGCCTTCAACGTATCGGCATGGGTGGTCTCGCTGTCCCAGGTGGCGTATGTGATGGTCTGGTGCAAGGACGGGTGGACCGGCCTCTCCTGGTCGGCCTTCAGGGATATCTGGGCATTTGTTAGGTTGTCACTTGCTTCTGCAATCATGCTTTGCCTCGAGGTTTGGTACATGATGATCCTCACCGTGCTCACCGGCCACCTCGACAACGCCGAGATCGCCGTCGGCTCCATCTCTATCTGGTAATCGACTCTCATGCAACCATCTTTCCGCTTCGATCCACCGACAACAGCTGGTTTGACCGTTGTTCTACTCTTCCCCAGCATGAACATTAATGGTTGGGAGGGCATGATATTTATAGGATTGAATGCGGCTATAAGGTACAAGTATGCTCACCCATCCTAGGGACATATGGATGGACGATTCATCTGTTGCAAGGAGTCTCTCACCATGCTCTTCTCTTGCTCCGCTCAGCGTTCGGGTGTCCAACGAGTTAGGATCGGGTCGCCCCCGGGCTACAAGATACGCTGTGGTCGTGGTGCTCGTCCAGTCTCTGGCGATCGGCCTCCTCTGCATGACCATCATCCTCGCAACCCGGAACCATTTCAGCGTCATCTTCACGAGTGATAGAGACATGCAGCGAGCGGTCGCAGACATTGCGTATCTTCTGGGCATCACCATGGTGCTTAACAGCGTCCAGCCAGTTATCTCAGGTAAACACGGGCATTCTTTCCATCCATTTCATGCTAGCGTTCTATTTACGACAAATGGATGGGGTTGTTTGAGACAGGAGTGGCCGTCGGAGGTGGCTGGCAAGCGTTGGTGGCTTACATCAACTTGGGTTGCTACTACATATTCGGCCTTCCTCTGGGGTTCCTAATGGGTTATGCACTCCACTGGGGAGTGCAGGTAAACTTCCTTTGCTGCAAtttcgaagagagagagagagagagagagagagagaataaaacaTAGAGCTGTCCTCCTGATACATGAGTCTTGTGCAGGGAATTTGGTTCGGTATGCTGTGTGGCACGTTTGTCCAGACGCTCGTTCTCCTGTTCATAATCTGGAACACCGACTGGAAGGCCGAGGTGAGAATCTGCATAGCGGCAAAAATTATGCTTCGTTACCTTTCCCAATCCACACAAAAGTTAAAATGGAGCAGCAGTTGTTGACA comes from Musa acuminata AAA Group cultivar baxijiao chromosome BXJ3-3, Cavendish_Baxijiao_AAA, whole genome shotgun sequence and encodes:
- the LOC135633598 gene encoding ethylene receptor 2-like, whose product is MSRAFCHGLLILSSLPLATAAEIDLPLCDCDGDGLWSIDSIRNWQKVSDFFIAAAYFSIPLELLYFVTCSNLFPFKWILFQFSAFIVLCGLTHLLNVFTYKPHSFLLVLALTVSKFLTALVSFLTAITLLTLIPQLLKVKLRENFLRRKARELDREVGLMKRQEEASWHVRMLTQEIRKSLDKHTILYTTLVELSKTLQLQNCAVWMPNENELEMNLTHELNERRASSDLDTLSIPMDDPDVAHVKKCDGVEILDPESMLGRASSGMVGGSGAVAAIRMPMLKVSDFKGGTPEVLQACYAILVLVLPKNETRAWSHHELELVEVVADQVAVALSHAAVLEESHMIRDKLVEQNRVLLQARKNVMMANEAWNLFRKIMNQGIRSPIHSILGLLSIMQQGNLTPEQRLIVNTMAKTGGVVSALINDTLEINSEHFTLEMKSFQLQPLIKEAACIARCLCDSRGFGFGFQVENKFLDQVIGDERRILHVLLHIIGGLLNGSNGGCMTLRVWSDSELENLRDQRWVWRSKFSNVNSCVKFEMAIRKSLCSNSSSSVQHDRKQNGEGFDTGFFSLGMCKKLVQLMQGNIYIIPSCHGLPECVTLLLRLPLQPPMPISDLEGPLERRHHSSSSSLLEGLQVLLVDDDGINRKVTHKLLEKLGCCVSPLSTGAECLSSIGTSGTQFQLVVLDLNMPMMNGYEVATKVRDMRTGCRPLIVALTASTEEHVWERCVKSGMNGLIRKPVVLPELERELLRALTTRNAVCVGIN
- the LOC103973415 gene encoding protein DETOXIFICATION 35-like isoform X1; its protein translation is MVVAVAGGGGVELELAAVGKEEEEEEEQEEAVVAQDCPPVRGVREAWELFTTESKKLWWIGAPIAFNVVCLYGFSSSTQIFVGHIGNLELSAVAVALNVVSTFSFGFLLGMGSALETLCGQAFGAGQIEMLGVYMQRSWIILVASSFLMCPIYIFAAPVLKLIGQDDKIADLAGHFTISIIPQMFALAFNFPTQKFLQAQSKVVALAWIGFVALLLHIALLVLFIFVFGWGLGGAAAAFNVSAWVVSLSQVAYVMVWCKDGWTGLSWSAFRDIWAFVRLSLASAIMLCLEVWYMMILTVLTGHLDNAEIAVGSISICMNINGWEGMIFIGLNAAISVRVSNELGSGRPRATRYAVVVVLVQSLAIGLLCMTIILATRNHFSVIFTSDRDMQRAVADIAYLLGITMVLNSVQPVISGVAVGGGWQALVAYINLGCYYIFGLPLGFLMGYALHWGVQGIWFGMLCGTFVQTLVLLFIIWNTDWKAEVRICIAAKIMLRYLSQSTQKLKWSSSC
- the LOC103973415 gene encoding protein DETOXIFICATION 35-like isoform X2, with the protein product MVVAVAGGGGVELELAAVGKEEEEEEEQEEAVVAQDCPPVRGVREAWELFTTESKKLWWIGAPIAFNVVCLYGFSSSTQIFVGHIGNLELSAVAVALNVVSTFSFGFLLGMGSALETLCGQAFGAGQIEMLGVYMQRSWIILVASSFLMCPIYIFAAPVLKLIGQDDKIADLAGHFTISIIPQMFALAFNFPTQKFLQAQSKVVALAWIGFVALLLHIALLVLFIFVFGWGLGGAAAAFNVSAWVVSLSQVAYVMVWCKDGWTGLSWSAFRDIWAFVRLSLASAIMLCLEVWYMMILTVLTGHLDNAEIAVGSISICMNINGWEGMIFIGLNAAISVRVSNELGSGRPRATRYAVVVVLVQSLAIGLLCMTIILATRNHFSVIFTSDRDMQRAVADIAYLLGITMVLNSVQPVISGVAVGGGWQALVAYINLGCYYIFGLPLGFLMGYALHWGVQGIWFGMLCGTFVQTLVLLFIIWNTDWKAEAAEAAERVRLWGGQEEYHEVQI